The Apibacter raozihei DNA segment ACTTAAAAATGATAGTTTGGTTATACTAATACAAAATGGTCTTGGAGCAGAGCAGGATTTGGAGAAGGTATTTCCTGATATTAAAATAGCTGGAGGTGTAGCTCAGATATTATCCCATAAAAGTTCACCGGGAATAATAAGACATCAGCAATTAGGCAATTTAAGTCTCGGATCATTTAACGATAAAGATGATAGTAAATTAGAGCAGGTGATTAAAGATTTTAATGAAACATCTAAGATTATATGTACAAAGAAAAATTTGAATTACAGTCGATGGAATAAACTTCTTTGGAATATTCCTTTTAATGGCCTGTCAGTAATTTTGAATGCTCAAACAGATAAATTAATAAATAACAAAAGCATGCTCAATCTGATTGAGGAAATAATGGGAGAGGTAGTTTCCGGCGCAAAAGCATGTGGAGTAGAAATTTCTGAAAAATTAATTAAGGAACAAATTGAAATTACAAAAAAAATGCCCTCATATTCTCCAAGTATGAAATTAGATTTTGATAATCATAGAAAAATGGAAATTCATTATATGTATGAAAAGCCGATAAAAATGGCACTTGAAAAAGGGTATTATATGTCTAAGGTAGATATGATTGCTAAATTATTGCATTTTGCAGAAGATGAACATTCATGTTAGTAATTTTAATTTAAACACTGTTAAAATCTAATAATCATTTATTAGGAGTAAATTAATTACTATTTTTGCATTCGCATTCATAAAATCATGGGAAAAGATAAATTAAGAAAATTTGCAGAAAATA contains these protein-coding regions:
- a CDS encoding 2-dehydropantoate 2-reductase; the encoded protein is MELTYGVIGTGAIGGFYGGILSDTGKNVNFLINSDYDFVKQNGLYIDSAVFGKIKCKGNYYDTVEKMPKCDILLVGLKTNKNYLLQKLLPSVLKNDSLVILIQNGLGAEQDLEKVFPDIKIAGGVAQILSHKSSPGIIRHQQLGNLSLGSFNDKDDSKLEQVIKDFNETSKIICTKKNLNYSRWNKLLWNIPFNGLSVILNAQTDKLINNKSMLNLIEEIMGEVVSGAKACGVEISEKLIKEQIEITKKMPSYSPSMKLDFDNHRKMEIHYMYEKPIKMALEKGYYMSKVDMIAKLLHFAEDEHSC